From the genome of Candidatus Eremiobacteraceae bacterium:
GCCAATGCTCCCGACGCGATCGTCAAGCGCTGGGCCGAAAAACCGGACGATATGCTGAAGACCGTGGAGCGCGTGCGGGCGGCCGGCCATCATTCGACGATGGAGCACAACATCTACATCTTCGGCGTCACCGGACTCTCGCGCGCCGCCACCCATCAGCTCGTCCGCCACCGTCATCTGCAGTTCGATCAGCAAAGCCAGCGCTATCTCGCGTTCAAGAACGCCGAGTTCGCGTTCGTGAAGC
Proteins encoded in this window:
- a CDS encoding FAD-dependent thymidylate synthase — its product is MPETSVRVTLLEKSPDPTAMTATAARTCYSANAPDAIVKRWAEKPDDMLKTVERVRAAGHHSTMEHNIYIFGVTGLSRAATHQLVRHRHLQFDQQSQRYLAFKNAEFAFVK